In the genome of Candidatus Omnitrophota bacterium, the window GTTTTATAGCATTAGGAAGATATCACCAGGCAGAAAGAGAATTGAAACGCGCTTTGGAATTAGACCCCAATTTAGAAGAGGCAAAAGAAAACTTAAAGAAACTGCCCCTAAAATAATAAAACAAACATGCGGTATGCGAAATATAACCTTATTTTGTTGATTTTTATTTTGGGGTTAGTGGCTGTTTTATCCAGCTCCAGAGTTTGGGACTTAGATATCTGGATGCATTTAAGGACGGGAAAATATATTTTAGATAATCTTAAAATTCCCAAAGCCGATATCTATTCCTATACCTCCCAAGGACATCCTTGGTTTAATTGCGATTGGTTTTTTGGTCTCATTAGCTATTTAGTCTATAGAATAGGGAAACTATCTGGGCTGGTTATTTTAAAAATTATTGTTTTCCTTTCCATCTTTTCTTTACTATTCTTCTTCCTGCTTAAACAATCCAAGAATTATTTCTTAAGTTTAGTTTTATTATTTTTTACGGTATTGGTTTGTAAAGGAAGAATAGTAGAAAGGCCGGAAATGTTCAGTTTTCTATTTGCCTTAATTTATCTTTATATCATTTTTAAATTCCGGAAAGAAAATACAAAACTCCTCTGGATAATTTTACCCTTACAAATTATCTGGGCAAATCTTCATATCTTTGCTTTTTTAGGTATTATTATTTTCTGGATTTATCTTATTTTTGAATACATTAATCTAAAAGTCAATCTTCCCTGGGAATGGAATAAATCTTCAGTAATTAATAAAGAGAAGTTTAAAATTTTCTTCTGTGTAGGATTATGGTTAATTATTCTCACCAGCCTTAACCCCTGGGGGGTAAAGATTTTTTATGAGTATTTCTCTACTTTTAGTTTTGTGCATAAGCACTTAGATATTTTCCCCGGCGGGATTATAGAGTTAAGACCGCCCTTTGTTGAAGGAGGTGTGTTTAACCTTGACCTTATCTATTACAAAATTTTGATTCTTGTTTCGCAAATATCATTTCTAATTAATTATCGGAAGATAAATCTGGGAAACCTCTTTGTGTATTTTCTTTTTCTCTACGCTTCGCTTATTGCCATCCGCAATATTGCTTTTTTTAGCTTAGTTAGCATGCCAATTATTATGGAGAATTTAGTAAGTTTCTATGGACATAAAGGAAGTCTTTTCCCAAAATCTCCACGTTGGGGAAAAGTTTTTCTCTTATTTATTATTAGTGTATCCTGTTTGTACTTTATTCTCGAGACGCTTTTTTCTGCTTTTACAATGCACGGGAAATTGGAATACCGCATAGGATTTAAGAAAGAAAGCCCCATTCATCCCCGTGAGGCAATTGATTTTATCTTGGAAAACGATATCCGTGGAAACGGTTTTAATAATTTTGGTTTTGGTGGGTACTTTATCTGGCGTGCTTGGCCTAAGTTGAAAGTTTTTGTGGACGGAAGAACCGGTGTTTATGACGAAGAGCATCTATTTTTCTATGCTGATGTCTTTATGTATCCTTATATTTTTGACCAGCTGGTTGAAGATTATAAGATTAATTATTTTTTGTTGGATATAAACTCAAGTAATGTTTTGCTCAACCGTTTGCTGAAGGATAGTAACTGGAAATTTGTTTTCTTTGATGCCAACGCTTTGGTTTTTGTAAAGAACAGTGAGGAAAACAGGGCAGTAATTGAAAAATATGCGATTGATTTCAATAATTGGATTGACCCTGAGCCTGCCGTAGAAATAAAGACCTTTCCTTTCAGACAAAAAAGAATTTATCCTCTTTCTTATTTCAAAAAAGCTGTGTTCTTTGACTTAATTGGAAGACGGGATTTAGCGCGTCTTGAGTACGAAAAGGCAGTAAAAGTTAATCCTTACATTGCGGAAATTTATAACAATATAGGAGCGCTTCATCAGGCAGAAGGAAATCTTGAGAAAGCCATTGATTATTATGAGAAGGCGCTTTTAGTTAATCCTAATCTTCCTTCTACGCATGCTAATTTAGGTTTTATCTACGAGAAATTGGGCAAGAAAGAGGAGGCGATAAAAGAATACAGAATGGCTACCTCGGGTAGAGGTGGGCTCTCGGCGGAGGCGCATAATAACTTGGGTTGCATCTATTTTGAGAAAGGACTTTACCGTAAGGCAGTAAGAGAATTCAATATAGCCATCAGTATAAACCGGGGGAGAGCAGAGTACCATTTCAATATCGGTTCTGTATTTCAAGCAATGGGGCTGTTTGAACAGGCAATAGCTTCCTACCGGGAAACCCTTCGGCTTGACCCCAATAATCTTCAGGCATACAACAATTTGGGTTTTTGTTATTCAGTCAAAGGAGAAAAATTGAAAGCAAAGCGCAGTTTTGAGAAAGCCTTAGAGATTGACCCCGAAAACGAAACCGCAAAAAATAATTTAGAAACTTTAAAATAAGTTATAGAATTCCATAATTGAGTTATTGGTTCTAGGCTTAGATTAGCTAAAATGTAAGTCTTGTTTAAAATCTTTCAGTTTTTAATTGAATAGTATATTGCTAAGTCATATAATAAGAATTGCTGAAAAGTTAAAGTAGCCGAGGTGATAGAAATTAAACTTAATTCAGTTAAAGAATTACCGAAGGCATTTATATCTGATAAGCAACTTAAGAGGCGTGTCTTTT includes:
- a CDS encoding tetratricopeptide repeat protein; protein product: MRYAKYNLILLIFILGLVAVLSSSRVWDLDIWMHLRTGKYILDNLKIPKADIYSYTSQGHPWFNCDWFFGLISYLVYRIGKLSGLVILKIIVFLSIFSLLFFFLLKQSKNYFLSLVLLFFTVLVCKGRIVERPEMFSFLFALIYLYIIFKFRKENTKLLWIILPLQIIWANLHIFAFLGIIIFWIYLIFEYINLKVNLPWEWNKSSVINKEKFKIFFCVGLWLIILTSLNPWGVKIFYEYFSTFSFVHKHLDIFPGGIIELRPPFVEGGVFNLDLIYYKILILVSQISFLINYRKINLGNLFVYFLFLYASLIAIRNIAFFSLVSMPIIMENLVSFYGHKGSLFPKSPRWGKVFLLFIISVSCLYFILETLFSAFTMHGKLEYRIGFKKESPIHPREAIDFILENDIRGNGFNNFGFGGYFIWRAWPKLKVFVDGRTGVYDEEHLFFYADVFMYPYIFDQLVEDYKINYFLLDINSSNVLLNRLLKDSNWKFVFFDANALVFVKNSEENRAVIEKYAIDFNNWIDPEPAVEIKTFPFRQKRIYPLSYFKKAVFFDLIGRRDLARLEYEKAVKVNPYIAEIYNNIGALHQAEGNLEKAIDYYEKALLVNPNLPSTHANLGFIYEKLGKKEEAIKEYRMATSGRGGLSAEAHNNLGCIYFEKGLYRKAVREFNIAISINRGRAEYHFNIGSVFQAMGLFEQAIASYRETLRLDPNNLQAYNNLGFCYSVKGEKLKAKRSFEKALEIDPENETAKNNLETLK